From the genome of Rosettibacter firmus, one region includes:
- a CDS encoding YfhO family protein: MKKQKSKEPAREFGFSLEKIIPEKFQTPFFLILIILLLFLFFFPVMFGDKTTSSGDLIQGKSLRQYALKERDGVSLWNPHIFCGIPAVVTSMSPRYYDLTVMIYSYASKIYSAAFKNYNALYTFNLLILAFTSFFFMRSFGASRLVSFLVAISTIFSTGILVLFYIGHTSKLVSLSIFPFILMMLFKFQKEIKILDVLLYIIGLHILIFGAHVQIVFYFGLVALIYFIYFFIHSFITKNNFLQKQLLKSLLISIVAGLIAIAMSYDTYGQLYEYKLYSTRGTKSIVELQNPVAKSQTNSYEYNTNWSFSPGEVLTFLIPSYYGFGRSTYQGPLTNNQPVEVNTYFGQMPFVDTAMYMGVIIFVLGLFTLFVRWKEPLIQFLGITVILFIFLSFGRNFPLIFNLFYYYFPFFDNFRTPSMILHVVQIIFPILAGFGLLKIISLREEKNLKLEKAIKNLAFIFTGLFILSILFNSMLTDWFTERVQNYASTLGNQQEAQMFNALSGYMADMFRSDFQIAMVLLALTFWLCHAYINKKVNKDLVISGLIIFVLIDLFRIGNRGASYVDSAKIDELFKEPEYVTVIKQQKEKTPFRILNLKQDGFGTLQNNANFHAYFLLEDFYGYSAVKPRSYQDIIDVVSPVNLTLWNMLSVKYIITDRPYNPDGFVPIYQTQNTFVYKNVNALPRVYFVDSVAVKSPLDILNEIKNESFNPKHVAFVENKDFEIWKTDSTTLAEIISYKDEQIIIKTKSTKNHFLFFSTTYLPGWKAFIDNNQTKIYKTNYGFQGIVVPEGEHKIEFKYEPRAFVVGKTISLTLNLLLYAGIIVVLLIQKKK, translated from the coding sequence ATGAAAAAACAAAAATCTAAAGAACCAGCCAGAGAATTTGGTTTCTCCTTAGAAAAAATTATCCCGGAAAAATTTCAAACTCCATTTTTTTTGATACTCATAATTCTATTACTCTTCCTTTTCTTTTTCCCTGTTATGTTTGGTGATAAAACAACTTCTTCTGGAGATTTAATTCAAGGAAAAAGTTTAAGACAATATGCATTGAAAGAAAGAGATGGAGTATCTCTCTGGAATCCACATATATTTTGTGGAATACCTGCTGTAGTTACATCTATGTCACCTCGATATTATGACCTAACTGTAATGATTTATTCTTATGCATCAAAAATATATTCTGCTGCATTTAAAAATTATAATGCCCTGTACACTTTCAACTTACTAATACTGGCTTTTACTTCATTTTTCTTTATGCGAAGTTTTGGTGCCAGCAGACTGGTAAGTTTTCTTGTTGCAATATCAACAATTTTTAGCACTGGAATTCTTGTTCTCTTTTATATTGGTCATACTTCTAAACTTGTAAGTCTTTCTATATTCCCATTCATTTTAATGATGCTTTTTAAGTTCCAGAAAGAAATAAAAATTCTGGATGTTCTATTATATATAATTGGCTTACATATTCTAATTTTTGGTGCACATGTACAAATAGTATTTTACTTCGGTTTGGTTGCATTAATTTATTTCATTTACTTTTTTATTCATTCATTTATTACAAAAAATAATTTTTTGCAAAAACAATTATTGAAATCGCTCCTGATTTCTATTGTTGCTGGATTAATTGCAATTGCTATGTCATACGATACTTATGGACAACTTTATGAGTACAAACTATATTCAACACGTGGTACAAAAAGTATTGTGGAATTACAAAATCCAGTTGCAAAATCTCAAACTAATTCTTATGAGTATAATACAAACTGGTCATTTTCTCCTGGAGAAGTTTTAACATTTTTAATTCCATCATATTATGGATTTGGTAGATCAACATATCAAGGACCTCTCACAAATAATCAACCTGTTGAAGTTAACACTTACTTTGGTCAAATGCCTTTTGTTGATACAGCAATGTATATGGGTGTAATAATTTTTGTGCTTGGATTATTTACTCTCTTTGTTCGATGGAAAGAACCATTGATTCAATTTTTAGGAATAACTGTAATCTTATTTATCTTTTTATCATTCGGAAGAAATTTCCCATTGATATTTAATTTATTCTATTACTACTTCCCATTTTTCGATAACTTTAGAACACCATCAATGATTCTTCATGTTGTTCAAATTATCTTTCCAATACTTGCTGGTTTCGGTTTATTAAAAATTATTTCTTTAAGAGAAGAAAAAAATCTAAAATTAGAAAAAGCAATTAAAAATCTCGCATTTATTTTTACTGGCCTTTTCATACTTTCAATACTATTTAATTCAATGCTTACAGATTGGTTTACAGAGAGAGTACAAAATTATGCATCCACTTTAGGCAATCAGCAAGAAGCACAAATGTTTAATGCATTGTCTGGTTACATGGCTGACATGTTCAGAAGCGATTTTCAAATTGCAATGGTTTTATTAGCATTAACATTCTGGCTTTGTCATGCTTACATTAATAAAAAAGTTAATAAAGATCTCGTAATATCAGGATTAATAATTTTTGTTTTGATAGATTTATTTAGGATTGGTAATCGTGGTGCAAGTTATGTAGATTCTGCAAAGATTGATGAATTATTTAAAGAACCAGAATATGTCACAGTAATTAAACAGCAAAAAGAGAAAACGCCTTTTAGAATCCTTAATTTAAAACAGGATGGTTTCGGCACACTTCAGAATAATGCAAACTTTCATGCATACTTTTTACTTGAAGACTTTTACGGTTATTCAGCAGTAAAGCCCAGAAGTTATCAGGATATAATTGATGTTGTTTCGCCAGTAAACTTAACTTTATGGAATATGCTTAGTGTAAAATATATAATTACGGATAGACCATATAATCCTGATGGGTTCGTACCAATTTATCAAACACAAAATACATTTGTTTATAAAAATGTAAATGCACTTCCAAGAGTTTATTTTGTTGATAGTGTTGCAGTAAAATCTCCATTAGATATTCTAAACGAAATAAAAAATGAATCATTTAATCCAAAACATGTTGCATTTGTAGAAAACAAAGATTTTGAAATCTGGAAAACAGATTCAACAACATTAGCAGAAATTATCAGTTATAAAGACGAACAAATAATTATTAAAACAAAGTCAACAAAAAATCATTTCTTATTTTTTAGTACAACATATTTACCAGGCTGGAAAGCTTTTATCGATAACAATCAAACAAAAATTTATAAAACAAATTATGGATTTCAGGGTATAGTTGTTCCTGAAGGAGAACATAAAATCGAATTTAAATATGAACCAAGAGCTTTTGTAGTTGGGAAAACCATTTCTTTGACATTAAACTTACTTTTATATGCAGGAATAATTGTTGTGTTGCTAATTCAGAAGAAAAAATAA
- a CDS encoding glycosyltransferase, with the protein MKKVIIFGPGPQFKGGIANYTSSLAKALSKLGAEVHIVSWTQQYPSIIPRDFIDHSSQKNFLEGTPVKVHYITNYNNPVSWEKTIKVIKELKPDIVVFQWAISVQGLPMGYIAKRLKKDNNCEIIFDLHVVAQKERSIIDNLFLRYALSKPHTFIVHSLKTFEELKEIFPKQKFILCDQVPREDFKKLINSKLKQVIKLYHPVYDMFTPNMNVDREKIRKELKLRKYVFLFFGFIRKYKGLHNVIRAFAKLAQERDDVSLLIVGESFWHTLDDKKLSTKIKKSVFGFLKKLLTKETEDESNYRPLDLIDELGIRDKVVVVNKYVPNEEVHKYFQVADCNVLFYEVATPSGVESLAYNFKLPTIATAVGHFPETIKHGYNGYLAKPNDIDSMYQTMKDFLNNPIPRGRIEEQAKKLSWENYAKAILNEQNI; encoded by the coding sequence ATGAAAAAAGTTATAATATTTGGACCCGGTCCACAGTTTAAGGGAGGTATAGCTAACTACACTTCTTCGCTTGCAAAAGCACTTTCTAAACTTGGTGCCGAAGTTCATATAGTTTCCTGGACTCAACAATATCCATCGATTATACCAAGAGATTTTATTGATCATTCAAGTCAAAAAAATTTTCTGGAAGGGACTCCAGTTAAAGTCCATTATATAACAAATTATAATAATCCAGTTTCATGGGAAAAAACAATAAAAGTTATAAAAGAACTCAAACCCGATATTGTTGTATTTCAATGGGCTATTTCTGTTCAAGGATTACCAATGGGCTATATTGCAAAAAGATTAAAAAAAGACAACAATTGTGAAATAATTTTTGATTTACATGTAGTAGCACAAAAAGAAAGAAGTATAATAGATAATTTATTTCTAAGATATGCACTTTCTAAACCACACACATTTATAGTTCATTCCTTAAAAACATTTGAAGAACTAAAAGAAATTTTCCCAAAACAAAAATTTATACTTTGTGATCAGGTGCCGAGAGAAGATTTTAAAAAATTAATTAACTCCAAATTAAAACAGGTTATTAAACTTTATCACCCCGTTTATGATATGTTCACACCGAATATGAATGTAGACAGAGAAAAAATTCGAAAGGAACTTAAATTAAGAAAATATGTTTTCCTGTTTTTTGGATTCATAAGAAAGTATAAAGGACTTCATAATGTTATACGTGCGTTTGCAAAACTTGCTCAGGAGCGAGATGATGTTTCATTATTAATTGTTGGAGAATCTTTCTGGCATACTCTCGACGATAAAAAGTTATCAACAAAAATTAAAAAGTCTGTCTTTGGATTTTTAAAAAAATTGTTAACAAAAGAAACTGAAGACGAAAGTAATTATCGCCCACTTGATTTAATTGATGAACTTGGAATTAGAGATAAAGTTGTTGTTGTAAATAAATATGTTCCTAATGAAGAAGTTCATAAATATTTTCAGGTTGCAGATTGTAATGTTTTGTTTTATGAAGTTGCTACTCCATCAGGCGTAGAATCTCTTGCTTATAATTTTAAATTACCAACAATTGCAACTGCCGTTGGACATTTCCCTGAAACAATCAAACATGGATATAATGGTTATTTAGCAAAACCTAATGACATCGATTCGATGTATCAAACAATGAAAGATTTTCTTAATAATCCAATTCCACGTGGCAGAATTGAAGAACAGGCAAAAAAATTAAGCTGGGAAAACTATGCCAAAGCAATTTTGAATGAACAAAATATATAA
- a CDS encoding glycosyltransferase family 2 protein, translating to MKENQKSDSQNSHSQTGKKQRRFFYRKKVKPIQAYQEFREVQNFSFKKVSIVIPLYNEEESIKPLYNDLKKSLKNISCEHEIIFVDDGSTDKSLNIIKELARYDNRVHYLSFRTNYGKSAALQMGFKHCTGDVIITMDADLQDDPEEIPNLLRKLEEGYDLVSGWKKKRYDPFIKKYSSRFFNFVTRFLSKVKIHDFNCGLKAYRRAVVQSINVYGELHRYIPVLAGWKGFTVSEIVVKHHPRRYGKTKFGISRFFKGFLDLITVIFTIRFIKRPMHLFGIAGLLFTILGTFISLWLTYEKLFFGRGINNRPIFFLGILLIIVGIQFFAIGLLGELFVHNFQSDKEYVIKEKK from the coding sequence TTGAAAGAAAATCAGAAATCGGATTCTCAAAATTCACATTCACAAACTGGTAAAAAACAAAGAAGATTTTTTTATAGGAAAAAAGTAAAACCAATTCAAGCATATCAAGAGTTTAGAGAAGTACAGAATTTTAGCTTTAAAAAAGTATCAATTGTTATTCCCCTTTACAACGAAGAAGAATCCATTAAACCTTTGTATAATGATCTAAAGAAGTCATTGAAAAATATATCTTGCGAACACGAAATTATTTTTGTAGATGATGGAAGTACAGATAAATCATTAAACATAATTAAAGAATTAGCACGTTATGATAATCGTGTTCACTATCTTAGTTTCAGAACAAATTATGGAAAATCTGCTGCTTTACAAATGGGATTCAAACATTGTACTGGAGATGTAATAATTACTATGGATGCCGATCTTCAGGATGACCCCGAAGAAATACCAAATCTTTTAAGAAAACTTGAAGAAGGTTACGATCTTGTATCTGGCTGGAAAAAGAAAAGATACGATCCTTTCATTAAAAAATACTCATCCAGATTTTTTAATTTTGTTACTCGTTTCCTTTCAAAAGTAAAAATTCATGATTTTAATTGTGGATTGAAAGCTTATCGTAGAGCTGTAGTTCAGAGCATAAATGTGTATGGTGAACTTCATCGTTATATTCCTGTACTTGCAGGCTGGAAAGGTTTTACAGTATCAGAAATTGTAGTAAAACATCATCCCCGTAGATATGGAAAAACAAAGTTTGGCATTTCACGTTTCTTCAAAGGATTTTTAGATTTAATTACTGTAATTTTTACAATTCGTTTTATCAAAAGACCAATGCATTTATTTGGAATTGCTGGATTGCTATTTACAATTCTTGGAACTTTCATTAGTCTCTGGTTAACTTATGAAAAATTATTTTTTGGAAGAGGAATAAATAATCGACCTATTTTCTTTCTTGGAATTTTATTAATTATAGTTGGCATCCAATTCTTTGCAATTGGACTTCTGGGAGAATTATTTGTTCATAATTTTCAAAGCGATAAAGAATATGTAATAAAAGAAAAAAAATAA
- a CDS encoding NAD-dependent epimerase/dehydratase family protein, producing MKYHLVTGACGFVGRNTVKQLLKRTNDIILMVDDLSVGTHPSTWLEDSTRKNFKDIEIFGKDERLFFWKTDIRKFLNKLQENSNWLKSEYGLNIERFADVFHFAAIVGGRAKIEGDPMAVALDLSIDAEFFNWIAKAKPERVLYPSSSAAYPINLQTENNAIALKESDINIDGYTLGKPDMTYGWTKLTGEYLAKIAAQHYGISIVCIRPFSGYGEDQDLSYPVPAIAARAARKENPFEVWGTGKQGRDFVHIDDVMDCMFLAMDKIHDGSAINIGSGKLTTFIDLIKLFASFAGYNPTIKPLVDKPMGVHSRYSDMSYVKEKLGWQPKISLEEGMRRVYDVAVERLKKLSD from the coding sequence ATGAAATATCATCTTGTTACTGGAGCCTGTGGATTTGTAGGAAGAAACACTGTAAAACAATTACTAAAAAGAACTAATGATATTATTCTTATGGTTGATGATTTATCCGTTGGTACACATCCATCTACATGGCTGGAAGATTCTACAAGAAAAAATTTTAAAGACATTGAAATATTCGGAAAGGATGAAAGATTATTCTTCTGGAAAACCGATATACGTAAATTTTTAAATAAGCTTCAAGAAAATTCAAACTGGTTAAAAAGTGAATATGGCTTGAACATAGAAAGATTTGCAGATGTCTTTCACTTTGCAGCTATAGTTGGTGGCCGAGCAAAAATTGAAGGTGATCCAATGGCTGTGGCTCTTGATTTATCTATAGATGCTGAATTCTTTAACTGGATTGCTAAAGCTAAACCTGAAAGAGTTTTATATCCAAGTTCTTCTGCTGCTTATCCAATTAATTTGCAAACAGAAAATAATGCAATTGCACTTAAAGAATCTGATATTAATATTGATGGATACACTCTTGGAAAACCTGATATGACTTATGGATGGACAAAACTAACCGGTGAATATCTTGCAAAAATTGCTGCACAACATTATGGAATTTCAATTGTATGCATAAGACCATTTTCTGGTTATGGAGAAGATCAGGATTTGAGTTATCCAGTTCCTGCAATTGCTGCAAGAGCAGCAAGAAAAGAGAATCCTTTTGAAGTATGGGGGACTGGTAAACAGGGAAGAGACTTTGTTCATATAGATGATGTTATGGATTGTATGTTTTTAGCAATGGATAAAATTCATGATGGCTCTGCAATTAACATTGGTTCAGGTAAACTGACTACATTCATAGATTTAATAAAATTATTTGCAAGTTTTGCAGGTTACAATCCAACCATTAAACCTTTAGTAGATAAACCGATGGGAGTTCATTCAAGATATTCTGATATGAGTTATGTAAAAGAAAAATTAGGCTGGCAACCAAAAATTTCGCTCGAAGAAGGAATGCGAAGAGTTTATGACGTTGCAGTTGAAAGATTAAAAAAATTAAGTGACTGA
- a CDS encoding ABC transporter substrate-binding protein has product MKALKLFFIILFILCSCNKEEQNNNKIIFKDDIGNTITLNKSPKRIITLAPNLTEIIFDLKLDKYLVGNTLYCNFPEQANKIEKVGDMINFDFEKIISLKPDLIFITVEGNTKEAYNKFNELGLKVFVSNPRNISGIKKTYLDIAKILGAETLAKINISLRDSLIAKISRAAKNYERKSVMYLVELQPLMLAGKNTFINEYLEICGLENIAKDVNINYPIFNREEILKRNPDIIIIPDDGIITKQKILELYPEWKNLKAINNNKVIFVNRDLFSRPGPRYADAVKELFITLHPQEKDLR; this is encoded by the coding sequence ATGAAAGCACTAAAGTTATTTTTCATTATTCTATTTATCCTTTGTAGCTGTAACAAAGAAGAACAGAACAATAATAAAATTATCTTTAAAGATGATATTGGGAATACCATAACTTTAAATAAATCGCCTAAGAGAATTATAACCTTAGCTCCCAATCTTACAGAAATTATCTTTGACCTTAAACTCGATAAATATCTTGTGGGAAATACCCTTTATTGCAACTTCCCCGAACAGGCTAATAAAATTGAAAAAGTTGGAGATATGATTAATTTTGATTTTGAAAAAATTATTTCACTAAAACCCGATTTGATTTTCATTACTGTTGAAGGCAATACAAAAGAAGCATACAATAAATTCAATGAGTTGGGCTTAAAAGTATTTGTATCAAATCCGAGAAATATTTCTGGAATAAAAAAAACTTATTTAGATATTGCAAAAATTCTTGGAGCTGAAACACTGGCTAAAATTAATATTTCATTAAGAGATTCTCTTATAGCTAAAATTTCAAGAGCTGCTAAAAATTATGAAAGAAAAAGTGTAATGTATCTTGTAGAATTACAACCTTTAATGTTAGCAGGAAAAAATACTTTCATTAATGAATATTTAGAAATTTGTGGTCTTGAAAACATTGCAAAAGATGTTAATATAAATTATCCCATTTTTAATAGAGAAGAGATTCTAAAACGAAATCCAGATATAATTATTATTCCAGATGATGGCATTATTACAAAACAAAAAATTTTAGAGCTTTATCCCGAATGGAAAAATTTGAAGGCTATAAATAATAACAAAGTTATTTTTGTTAACAGGGATTTATTTTCAAGACCTGGTCCAAGATATGCAGATGCAGTTAAAGAATTGTTTATTACTCTTCATCCTCAAGAAAAAGATCTTCGTTAG
- a CDS encoding TonB-dependent receptor, producing MIKIYTFLKKLTFIICLLIITNSLFAQGTGTIRGRVFEKDTGEPLIGANVLIKNTSLGAATDIDGKYVIRGIPAGTYTLTVSYIGYTTVSTEVTVVPNRTLEQNFYLEAKTITGETIIITAQAEGQLSAINQQLSANTIANVVSKDRIKELPDVNAAESIGRLPGVSIERYGGEATKISIRGLEPKYNTITVNGVRLPSTSSYDRSVDLSLISSNMLDGIVLKKANTPDMDADALGGTVDLRLKEAPEGLKINVTAQGGYNQLQNYYGNYNFNGSVSNRFLNSKLGIMLNFNLDNYDRSADKFSGSYNQTGSGENIIVKPNEITLRNENVKRGRTGASILLDYKLPYGKLTANSFYNRLHTKALFRINDMAIEHNSHYYNLELREGNTSLFTGAIGFQQDYGFMNFDMSLSRSSSLTDNPGDLVFGFVQENGAFQTAKVEPGMDPHLIPSLQIIDTLKTGFKNAHKYSIKLKENETSYQLNIKVPFNLGKNINGYVKLGGKFRWLDKNNDQEQYGRDNIQYGGVGLNSVVDPVLRYLSAKYPNDWNWLQDSALARSNAVFPISRFLTNEKPPHFLNGEYDLGFMVNERLLRQFLEALQETSKETPGNWLYYSMGSIGYDYDGIERYQAAYIMTEISYKNLITLIPGVRFEKDYSKYHGQRFKEAEQAGVQLPPVDFQDLENTRENKFWLPMVHLIVNPLSWMKIRLARTETLTRPDYIQYAPITTIDRYNGYIRANNAALKPAKSTNYDASIQVYQNYIGFFTLSGFYKKIDNLIFQSGYQLQPGVAIPEGLNIPTSWLRDKDGRVVATPYMDTYLNNPYPAYYRGFEVEWQTHFWYLPSIFKGLIFNANYTRIFSEVDKQRFVVNRVVEGKPPRVTIKYVVSDTIRTGRMPYQPAHIFNFTLGYDYKDFSARLSFLYQTDKLTYLANYPGLDQSTGTYYRWDLTLQQKLRWGLQLFVNLNNLNKRADRSYRGNDETNAAYTEYYGFTMDVGLRYNF from the coding sequence ATGATAAAAATTTACACATTTCTAAAAAAATTAACTTTTATTATATGCTTACTGATAATTACAAACTCATTATTTGCTCAGGGGACAGGAACAATTAGAGGTAGAGTATTTGAGAAAGATACAGGAGAGCCTTTAATTGGAGCAAATGTTTTAATTAAAAATACGAGTTTGGGGGCAGCTACAGATATTGATGGCAAATATGTTATTAGAGGAATTCCAGCAGGCACTTATACTTTGACTGTTTCCTATATTGGATATACTACTGTATCAACAGAAGTGACAGTTGTTCCCAATAGAACTTTAGAACAGAATTTTTATCTTGAAGCAAAAACTATTACTGGAGAAACTATAATTATTACTGCACAGGCAGAAGGTCAGCTATCTGCAATTAATCAACAATTATCTGCTAATACAATTGCAAATGTAGTTTCAAAAGATCGTATAAAAGAATTACCGGATGTAAATGCAGCTGAATCAATAGGAAGATTACCCGGTGTTTCAATAGAGAGATATGGTGGAGAAGCTACAAAAATTTCTATAAGAGGTTTAGAACCAAAATATAATACAATAACTGTTAATGGAGTACGTCTACCTTCAACCAGCAGTTACGATAGAAGTGTTGATTTATCACTAATTTCTTCAAATATGCTTGATGGTATAGTTCTTAAAAAAGCAAATACACCTGATATGGATGCTGATGCATTGGGTGGTACTGTAGATTTAAGATTGAAAGAAGCTCCTGAAGGTTTAAAAATAAATGTTACTGCACAGGGTGGATATAATCAACTTCAAAATTATTATGGTAATTATAATTTTAATGGGAGTGTAAGCAATAGGTTTCTAAATAGTAAACTTGGTATAATGTTGAATTTTAACCTTGATAATTACGATAGAAGTGCAGATAAATTTTCTGGTAGTTATAATCAAACTGGCTCGGGAGAAAATATTATTGTAAAACCTAATGAAATAACTTTGAGAAATGAAAATGTTAAAAGAGGAAGAACTGGAGCCAGCATTTTGCTTGATTATAAATTACCATATGGTAAACTTACTGCTAATTCATTTTATAATAGACTACACACGAAAGCACTTTTTAGAATTAATGATATGGCTATAGAACATAATAGTCATTACTATAATCTTGAATTACGAGAAGGGAATACTTCTTTATTCACAGGAGCAATTGGTTTTCAACAGGATTATGGTTTTATGAATTTTGATATGTCTTTATCAAGGTCATCTTCTTTAACTGATAATCCGGGGGATCTTGTTTTTGGTTTTGTTCAAGAAAATGGAGCATTTCAAACTGCCAAAGTTGAACCCGGAATGGATCCTCATTTAATCCCATCTTTACAAATTATTGATACTTTAAAAACAGGATTTAAGAATGCTCATAAGTATAGTATAAAACTAAAAGAAAATGAAACATCATATCAACTCAATATAAAAGTTCCTTTTAATTTAGGAAAGAATATTAATGGTTATGTAAAATTAGGTGGAAAATTCAGATGGCTCGACAAAAATAATGATCAGGAACAATATGGTAGGGATAATATTCAATATGGTGGAGTAGGATTAAATAGTGTTGTAGACCCTGTGCTTAGATATTTGAGTGCTAAGTATCCAAATGACTGGAATTGGTTACAGGATTCTGCACTTGCTCGTTCTAATGCTGTATTCCCAATTTCCAGATTTCTTACCAACGAAAAACCTCCTCATTTCCTCAATGGTGAATATGATTTAGGCTTTATGGTAAATGAAAGATTACTCAGACAATTTTTGGAAGCATTACAGGAGACTTCTAAAGAAACACCCGGTAATTGGCTTTATTATTCAATGGGTTCAATTGGTTATGATTATGATGGAATTGAACGCTATCAAGCAGCTTATATTATGACAGAAATTAGTTATAAAAATTTAATTACTTTGATACCAGGCGTACGTTTTGAAAAAGACTATTCAAAATATCATGGACAAAGATTTAAAGAAGCTGAACAGGCTGGAGTACAGCTTCCACCAGTTGATTTCCAGGACTTAGAAAATACACGAGAAAATAAGTTCTGGTTACCAATGGTACATTTAATAGTTAATCCACTTAGCTGGATGAAGATACGTCTTGCAAGAACAGAAACCTTAACAAGACCGGATTATATACAATATGCACCTATAACTACAATCGATAGATATAATGGATATATCAGAGCTAATAATGCTGCATTGAAACCTGCAAAATCTACTAATTATGATGCGTCGATTCAAGTATATCAGAATTATATAGGATTCTTTACACTTTCAGGATTTTATAAAAAAATTGATAATTTAATTTTTCAATCCGGTTATCAGTTACAACCTGGGGTTGCTATACCTGAAGGCTTAAATATTCCAACTTCCTGGTTGAGAGATAAAGATGGTAGAGTAGTTGCAACACCATATATGGATACTTATTTGAATAATCCTTACCCTGCATATTATCGTGGTTTCGAAGTAGAATGGCAAACACATTTCTGGTATTTACCTTCTATATTTAAGGGACTGATATTTAATGCTAACTATACAAGAATTTTCTCTGAAGTTGATAAACAGAGATTTGTTGTTAATCGAGTTGTTGAAGGAAAACCACCCAGAGTTACAATTAAATATGTTGTAAGTGATACAATTCGAACTGGTAGAATGCCTTATCAACCTGCACATATTTTCAATTTTACACTTGGCTATGATTATAAAGATTTTTCGGCAAGATTATCATTCTTATATCAAACGGATAAATTAACATACCTGGCTAATTACCCTGGTCTCGATCAATCTACAGGAACTTATTATCGCTGGGATTTAACACTGCAACAAAAATTGAGATGGGGTTTGCAATTATTTGTTAACCTGAATAATCTCAATAAAAGAGCAGATAGAAGTTACAGAGGTAATGATGAAACTAACGCAGCATATACAGAATACTATGGATTTACAATGGATGTTGGCTTAAGGTACAATTTTTAG